One stretch of Candidatus Methylacidithermus pantelleriae DNA includes these proteins:
- the pyk gene encoding pyruvate kinase, producing MWEISEELKGRSAQAEERATRPFFPWTRRTKIIATLGPASESPDMIRLLIERGVNVFRFNMSHAGHAWVREKCALIREIAFELDRCVGLLMDTQGPAIRTGDLQHDVALRPGDMFTFTVGGVDSSASPSVSVNYEDLPKDITQGDIILVDNGVIRMKVLEKSDTFLRCEVLTPGVMGSRRHINLPGVRIRLPALTDKDLADVALGIECGMDFFALSFVREPEDIQKLREFLASKGAEAMVISKIEDRLAVENLFSIIDVSDAVMVARGDLGIECPYEELPIIQRRIVKTCIAQLKPVIVATHLLESMVQNPVPTRAEITDIANAVYEQADALLLSSETAAGRYPADCVSVLDRVAVRTERSGGAGYEKLFEPANDHERLASAAVHLANQTRSHGICVFTRSGYLAAVVAGLRPRYSSIFVFSPDEGLCRRLTLYYGIRAFQMEFPKRPEETVLAAEARLLHRGVVRSGQKLVFLSSARVGDELLESILLHEIR from the coding sequence CCCGGCCCTTTTTCCCTTGGACACGCCGAACCAAAATTATCGCTACCCTGGGTCCGGCCAGTGAGTCGCCGGACATGATTCGGCTTCTCATCGAGCGAGGGGTAAATGTTTTTCGCTTTAACATGTCCCACGCGGGGCACGCATGGGTTAGGGAAAAATGCGCCCTCATTCGAGAAATCGCTTTTGAGCTCGACCGGTGCGTCGGACTTCTGATGGATACTCAGGGCCCAGCCATCCGGACGGGAGACCTGCAGCACGATGTGGCCTTGCGGCCAGGCGACATGTTCACCTTTACGGTAGGAGGAGTTGACAGTAGCGCGTCACCTTCCGTGTCGGTCAACTACGAAGATTTACCGAAGGACATAACCCAAGGGGATATCATCCTTGTGGACAATGGGGTAATCCGGATGAAGGTGTTGGAAAAAAGCGACACTTTTCTCCGGTGCGAGGTCCTTACCCCAGGAGTTATGGGGAGCCGACGACACATCAATCTCCCGGGAGTCCGGATTAGGCTGCCTGCCCTGACCGATAAGGATTTGGCCGACGTGGCATTGGGGATTGAATGCGGGATGGATTTCTTTGCCCTATCCTTTGTCCGAGAGCCCGAGGACATTCAGAAGCTGCGGGAATTCTTGGCAAGCAAGGGGGCCGAAGCCATGGTGATCTCGAAAATCGAAGACCGTCTGGCGGTTGAGAACCTTTTTTCCATTATCGATGTGTCGGATGCGGTCATGGTGGCAAGAGGAGACCTAGGGATTGAGTGCCCGTACGAAGAATTGCCGATTATCCAACGGCGCATCGTGAAAACGTGTATTGCCCAGCTAAAGCCTGTCATCGTTGCTACCCACTTGTTGGAGAGCATGGTGCAAAATCCAGTGCCCACGCGGGCAGAAATTACGGACATTGCCAACGCCGTCTATGAGCAAGCTGATGCTTTGCTTTTGTCTAGCGAGACGGCGGCCGGTCGGTACCCCGCGGATTGTGTATCGGTTTTGGATCGCGTGGCCGTTCGGACGGAGAGAAGTGGAGGGGCTGGTTACGAGAAACTTTTTGAACCGGCCAATGATCATGAACGGCTGGCCAGTGCTGCGGTCCACCTAGCTAATCAGACGCGCAGTCATGGAATCTGCGTGTTTACTCGCTCCGGATACTTGGCGGCGGTCGTGGCCGGACTTCGTCCCCGGTACTCCTCTATTTTTGTTTTTTCTCCCGATGAAGGGCTTTGTAGGAGGCTCACCCTCTATTATGGTATTCGGGCTTTCCAAATGGAATTTCCCAAAAGGCCGGAAGAGACCGTTTTGGCAGCAGAAGCGCGCTTGTTACATCGGGGGGTTGTGCGGTCCGGACAGAAGCTGGTGTTTTTGTCGTCCGCCCGGGTGGGGGACGAGCTATTGGAATCCATTCTCTTGCATGAGATCCGCTGA